The Bifidobacterium eulemuris genome includes a window with the following:
- a CDS encoding alpha-1,4-glucan--maltose-1-phosphate maltosyltransferase, translating to MAVEESAAPRNNETKKSTASKAGKTAKKPAARKTTTTAKRAAASRVAAPARSIAGDAPAPSIAINEPYEFGRVNVMDITPNEEQGIYPARVELGEPFEVTAQVFIEGRTKVGATAVVRNPRGKETLRAPMTCVNAGLDRWTVSLMCGEHSDAKPWEKEYAAVKRQLGEWTVVIEGWEDAYVSWLHDARIKVQVGDDVENALAAGAALLERWAASADAKLAARDRKTLTQAAAVIADASLAPEQRLAAADNADIAELHATNPLRDGVSPSRPQRFKVERPKSSFAAWYQFFPRSEGAYWDAETGKIVQGTLKTSVTGLERAAAQGFDIVYLPPIFPIGVTNRKGRNNALVAGPDDPGSPFGIGSELGGHDTVDPLLGDMDDFKALTARAHELGLEIALDFALQCSPDHPWVKQHPEWFKHKADGTIAFAENPPKKYQDIYPIDFNADMPGIEKEVERILNLWIEAGVTIFRIDNPHTKPVRFWQDVIAAVTKKHPEVLFLAEAFTRPGMMRALSYVGFTQSHCYFPWRNTKEELEEYLLTTNGDAGYYQHNTFWPTTPDILTAYVRDNGIAGHAVRAVLAAMGSPSWGIYNGYELIENRQRPGFEEQIDNEKYEVKIRDWNRADDFGIGALLGSLNRIRREHAEAFGYHNVRLLETSDPNILAFARHTPAALTSTGKPETLVVVVNLDGHNAHQAMVHFEMPEFEVDPQWGAHMRDELTGRDFAWSWDNFVSLAPWADVAHIFHVVHN from the coding sequence ATGGCAGTAGAAGAGAGCGCGGCACCGCGCAATAACGAAACAAAGAAATCCACCGCGTCGAAAGCGGGCAAGACGGCAAAGAAGCCGGCCGCCCGCAAGACCACGACCACGGCGAAGCGTGCCGCGGCATCCCGCGTCGCCGCCCCTGCCCGGAGCATCGCAGGCGATGCCCCGGCCCCGTCCATCGCGATCAACGAGCCGTACGAGTTCGGCCGCGTCAACGTGATGGACATCACCCCCAACGAGGAGCAGGGCATCTACCCCGCCCGCGTGGAGCTCGGCGAACCCTTCGAGGTCACCGCCCAGGTGTTCATCGAAGGCCGCACCAAAGTGGGCGCCACCGCGGTGGTGCGCAACCCGCGCGGCAAGGAGACCCTGCGCGCGCCCATGACCTGCGTCAACGCCGGTCTGGATCGTTGGACCGTCTCCCTCATGTGCGGCGAGCACAGCGACGCCAAGCCGTGGGAGAAGGAATACGCCGCCGTCAAGCGCCAGCTGGGCGAGTGGACCGTCGTGATCGAAGGTTGGGAGGACGCCTACGTCTCCTGGCTGCATGACGCACGCATCAAGGTGCAGGTGGGCGACGACGTGGAGAACGCGCTCGCCGCCGGCGCCGCGCTGCTGGAACGCTGGGCCGCAAGCGCCGACGCCAAACTGGCCGCCCGCGACCGCAAGACGCTCACGCAGGCCGCCGCCGTCATCGCCGACGCCTCGCTCGCTCCTGAACAGCGTCTGGCCGCCGCCGACAACGCCGACATCGCCGAGCTGCACGCCACGAATCCGCTGCGCGACGGCGTCTCCCCTTCACGCCCGCAGCGGTTCAAGGTGGAGCGTCCGAAGTCGAGCTTCGCCGCATGGTACCAGTTCTTCCCGCGTTCGGAGGGTGCCTACTGGGATGCCGAAACCGGCAAGATCGTGCAGGGCACGCTGAAAACCTCGGTGACTGGCCTGGAACGCGCGGCCGCGCAGGGATTCGATATCGTCTATCTGCCGCCGATCTTCCCCATCGGCGTGACCAACCGCAAGGGCCGCAACAACGCGCTGGTCGCCGGCCCCGACGATCCGGGCTCGCCCTTCGGCATCGGCTCCGAGCTGGGCGGCCATGACACGGTCGATCCGCTGCTGGGCGATATGGACGATTTCAAGGCGCTCACCGCCCGCGCCCACGAGCTGGGACTGGAGATCGCGCTCGACTTCGCGCTGCAGTGCTCCCCCGACCATCCGTGGGTCAAGCAGCATCCGGAATGGTTCAAGCACAAGGCGGACGGCACCATCGCCTTCGCGGAGAACCCGCCGAAGAAGTATCAGGACATCTACCCGATCGATTTCAACGCCGACATGCCCGGCATCGAGAAGGAGGTCGAACGCATCCTCAACCTGTGGATCGAGGCGGGCGTGACGATCTTCCGCATCGACAACCCCCACACCAAGCCGGTGCGCTTCTGGCAGGACGTGATCGCCGCCGTCACCAAGAAACACCCCGAGGTGCTGTTCCTGGCCGAGGCGTTCACCCGCCCGGGCATGATGCGCGCGCTGAGCTATGTGGGATTCACCCAGTCGCACTGCTACTTCCCGTGGCGCAACACCAAGGAGGAGCTGGAGGAGTACCTGCTCACCACCAACGGCGACGCCGGCTACTACCAGCACAACACCTTCTGGCCCACCACGCCTGACATCCTCACCGCCTACGTGCGCGACAACGGCATCGCCGGCCACGCGGTGCGCGCGGTGCTCGCCGCGATGGGCTCGCCCAGCTGGGGCATCTACAACGGTTACGAGCTGATCGAGAACCGCCAGCGCCCCGGCTTCGAGGAGCAGATCGACAACGAGAAGTACGAGGTCAAGATCCGCGATTGGAACCGCGCCGACGATTTCGGCATCGGCGCGCTGCTCGGCTCGCTTAACCGCATCCGCCGCGAGCATGCGGAGGCGTTCGGCTATCACAACGTGCGGCTGCTGGAGACGAGCGATCCGAACATCCTCGCCTTCGCCCGTCACACGCCCGCCGCGCTCACCTCGACCGGCAAGCCGGAGACGCTGGTCGTGGTGGTCAACCTCGACGGCCACAACGCGCATCAGGCCATGGTGCATTTCGAGATGCCCGAGTTCGAGGTCGATCCGCAGTGGGGCGCGCATATGCGCGACGAGCTGACCGGACGCGACTTCGCGTGGAGCTGGGACAACTTCGTCTCGCTGGCCCCGTGGGCCGACGTGGCGCACATCTTCCACGTCGTGCATAACTGA
- a CDS encoding ABC transporter substrate-binding protein, producing MHTQRDNALTRWGIFVGVAVGLFALLWIGWSLVTHHYAGGGSIRSDTSISVGLRDAPTSLDLFDEDSDTAEAAGRALIGNVYETLVTRDQNNELQAGLASDWTVSDDGLTYTFDIRSGVEFSNGHTLDASDVVYSLRQAVDSGASDVDQLGSLASVEAPDSSTVVITLSSPNPTLPRVLSGRLGVVFDEQASIDYADEAVGSGPFTVGRFREGESITLERNDDYWGDASIPASVTLTYYDDDASMLTALQNDTIELAIPSEASAADSVSSDPTITIATGASTSSVVLAFNNGPDAITSDEQVRKAARHALDLDAIVESQPDAAQALGGPLTPLEPGYEDLTGLYPYDPTQTQSMLSYFAYGYLGTVHLVASHDYQELADTIVQQLQAGGFDVRLEVLADGEVSDRIAADDYDMVIIETAGGDNARGFSSSQSPYFYEDDDAQQAYAQAMAATNDADFQERMRAYARVLGEDAASGWLYARQCTVVAKSTVSGYPTAMVDQRLPLASVTKQ from the coding sequence ATGCATACACAACGAGACAACGCGTTGACACGTTGGGGGATTTTCGTAGGCGTCGCCGTCGGATTGTTCGCGCTGCTGTGGATCGGCTGGTCGCTGGTCACCCATCATTACGCGGGCGGCGGATCCATCCGCTCGGACACGTCGATTTCCGTGGGGCTGCGCGACGCACCGACCTCGCTGGACCTGTTCGACGAGGACTCCGACACGGCAGAGGCGGCCGGACGCGCGTTGATCGGCAACGTGTACGAGACGCTGGTGACGCGCGACCAGAACAACGAGCTGCAAGCCGGACTGGCCAGCGACTGGACCGTCTCGGATGACGGCCTGACCTACACTTTCGACATCCGTTCCGGTGTGGAATTCTCGAACGGCCACACGCTGGACGCCTCGGACGTCGTCTATTCGCTGCGGCAGGCGGTCGACAGCGGTGCCAGCGACGTGGACCAGCTGGGTTCGCTCGCCTCGGTCGAAGCCCCCGACTCCTCCACCGTCGTCATCACCCTGTCCTCGCCCAATCCCACGCTGCCGCGCGTGCTGTCCGGCAGACTGGGTGTAGTGTTCGACGAGCAGGCGTCCATCGACTACGCGGATGAGGCGGTCGGCTCCGGACCGTTCACCGTCGGCCGTTTCCGCGAAGGCGAATCCATCACGCTCGAACGCAACGACGACTATTGGGGGGACGCCTCCATACCGGCTTCGGTGACGCTCACCTATTACGATGACGACGCCTCGATGCTCACCGCGCTGCAGAACGACACCATCGAGCTTGCGATTCCGTCCGAAGCCTCCGCCGCCGACTCGGTGAGCTCGGATCCCACCATCACCATCGCCACGGGGGCCAGCACCTCGTCGGTGGTGCTGGCGTTCAACAACGGCCCCGACGCGATCACCTCGGACGAGCAGGTGCGCAAGGCCGCCCGTCACGCGCTCGACCTCGACGCCATCGTCGAATCGCAGCCCGACGCGGCCCAGGCCTTGGGAGGCCCGCTCACCCCTCTGGAGCCCGGCTATGAGGATCTGACCGGACTCTACCCCTACGATCCGACGCAAACGCAATCCATGCTCTCGTATTTCGCCTACGGATACCTGGGCACGGTCCATCTGGTGGCGTCGCACGACTATCAGGAGCTGGCGGACACCATCGTCCAACAGCTGCAGGCGGGCGGATTCGACGTGCGGCTGGAGGTGCTGGCCGACGGCGAGGTGAGCGACCGCATCGCCGCCGACGACTACGACATGGTCATCATCGAAACCGCCGGAGGCGACAACGCGCGCGGGTTCTCCAGCTCGCAATCCCCCTACTTTTACGAGGACGATGACGCGCAGCAGGCATACGCGCAGGCGATGGCCGCCACGAACGACGCCGATTTCCAGGAACGGATGCGGGCCTACGCCCGCGTGCTCGGCGAGGATGCGGCCAGCGGATGGCTGTACGCGCGCCAGTGCACGGTGGTCGCGAAATCCACGGTCTCCGGCTATCCGACCGCCATGGTCGACCAGCGTCTGCCGCTCGCCTCGGTGACGAAGCAATAG
- a CDS encoding manganese efflux pump MntP, with the protein MLQTLIIAISVSMDAFAVAVGKGLTVRRLRAQDALKTALWFGGFQALFPILGFFAASTFSSYVEAFDHWIIFALLLLIGGNMVREAFGEDEENEGETPDFDWRHMLPLAVATSIDAFAVGVSFAFMEVNIWLSVALIGVTTGLFSAGGLCIGRLFGARWQKPAQIAGGVVLIAIGFKVLLEHMGILAL; encoded by the coding sequence ATGTTACAGACACTGATTATCGCTATTTCCGTTTCCATGGACGCATTCGCCGTCGCCGTCGGCAAAGGCCTGACCGTGCGCAGGCTCCGCGCCCAAGACGCGCTGAAAACCGCGCTGTGGTTCGGCGGATTCCAGGCGCTGTTTCCGATTCTGGGCTTTTTCGCCGCCTCCACGTTCAGTTCGTATGTGGAGGCCTTCGATCATTGGATCATCTTCGCGCTGCTGCTGCTGATCGGCGGCAATATGGTGCGCGAGGCCTTCGGTGAGGATGAGGAAAACGAAGGTGAGACCCCCGATTTCGACTGGCGTCATATGCTGCCGTTGGCCGTGGCCACCTCGATCGACGCCTTCGCCGTGGGGGTGAGTTTCGCCTTCATGGAGGTGAACATCTGGCTGTCCGTCGCCCTCATCGGCGTGACCACCGGCCTGTTCTCAGCCGGCGGATTGTGCATCGGCCGCTTGTTCGGCGCCCGCTGGCAGAAGCCCGCGCAGATCGCCGGCGGCGTCGTGCTGATCGCGATCGGCTTCAAAGTACTGCTGGAGCATATGGGCATACTCGCCCTGTAG
- a CDS encoding winged helix-turn-helix transcriptional regulator — protein sequence MTFASDPATVLPSLALLSHRVRVLPMDADSLIKMPESTILFLDARDDLATAKTLCRLIHASGLSTPIVLVLTEGGFTVVNSQWGIADVVVSTASPAEVEGRLRLVSERGNAPAGAMAGGIGEPNTTVEDGQLRSGDLIVDTNGYTASLHGRPIDLAYKEFELLKYLVQHPGRVFTRAQLLQEVWGYDYYGGTRTVDVHIRRLRAKLGGEYEHLIGTVRNVGYRFDPPEDEQEDDAAKAAAAHSK from the coding sequence ATGACGTTCGCCAGCGATCCCGCCACCGTACTGCCGTCGTTGGCGCTGCTCTCCCACCGCGTGCGCGTGCTGCCCATGGACGCGGACAGCCTGATCAAAATGCCGGAGAGCACGATTCTGTTTCTGGATGCGCGCGACGATCTGGCCACCGCCAAAACCCTGTGCCGCCTGATCCACGCCTCCGGCCTGTCCACGCCGATTGTGCTAGTGCTGACCGAGGGCGGCTTCACCGTGGTCAACTCCCAGTGGGGCATCGCCGACGTGGTGGTGTCCACCGCCTCCCCGGCCGAGGTCGAGGGGCGTTTGCGGTTGGTGTCGGAGCGGGGCAACGCGCCCGCCGGCGCGATGGCGGGCGGAATCGGAGAACCCAACACGACCGTCGAGGACGGTCAGCTGCGTTCCGGCGATCTGATCGTGGACACCAACGGATACACCGCCTCGCTGCACGGCCGGCCCATCGATCTGGCCTATAAGGAATTCGAACTGCTCAAATACCTGGTGCAGCATCCCGGCCGCGTGTTCACGCGCGCCCAACTGCTGCAGGAGGTGTGGGGCTACGACTATTACGGCGGCACCCGCACGGTCGACGTGCATATCCGCCGGCTGCGCGCCAAACTCGGCGGCGAATACGAGCATCTTATCGGCACCGTGCGCAATGTGGGCTACCGTTTCGACCCGCCCGAGGACGAGCAGGAGGACGACGCCGCGAAGGCGGCGGCCGCGCACAGCAAGTAG
- a CDS encoding inorganic diphosphatase, giving the protein MAETFNVVVEIPRGSKNKYEVDHETGRVFLDRTLFTSMGYPDDYGYIDGTLGEDGDPLDALIMLPNSVFPGCIVECRAVGLYHMVDEAGGDDKVLCVPADVRFDNIKDIDDVSEFHKAEIKHFFEQYKALEPGKEVMPGDYWTNAAAAEKEIVAAKERLANEGK; this is encoded by the coding sequence ATGGCAGAAACCTTCAACGTCGTGGTGGAGATTCCGCGCGGTTCCAAGAACAAGTACGAAGTGGACCATGAGACCGGCCGCGTGTTCCTGGACCGCACGCTGTTCACCTCGATGGGATATCCGGACGACTACGGCTACATCGACGGCACCCTGGGCGAGGACGGCGATCCGCTGGACGCCCTGATCATGCTGCCGAACTCCGTGTTCCCGGGCTGCATCGTGGAATGCCGCGCCGTGGGCCTGTACCACATGGTCGACGAGGCCGGCGGAGACGACAAGGTGCTGTGCGTGCCCGCCGACGTGCGTTTCGATAACATCAAGGACATCGACGACGTCTCCGAGTTCCACAAGGCCGAGATCAAGCACTTCTTCGAGCAGTACAAGGCTCTGGAGCCCGGCAAGGAAGTCATGCCCGGCGACTACTGGACCAACGCTGCGGCGGCGGAGAAGGAGATCGTCGCCGCCAAGGAGCGACTCGCCAACGAAGGCAAGTGA
- the nth gene encoding endonuclease III, which produces MHEEYAVLCEVIPEPRCALDFRTPLQLLIATVLSAQTTDKRVNTVTPALFAAYPTAAALAAANPQEVEDIIHPLGFYRAKTKHLLGLAAALDERFGGEVPRTMEELTSLPGVGRKTANVVLGNAFGVPGFPVDTHVLRVTGRLRWRADWRQAHPDPVKVEREITACFDPSEWTDLSHRLILFGRATCHARRPDCADCPLNDTCPSAP; this is translated from the coding sequence ATGCACGAGGAGTACGCCGTGCTGTGCGAGGTGATTCCCGAGCCGCGCTGCGCGTTGGATTTCCGCACTCCGTTGCAGCTGCTTATCGCCACGGTGCTCAGTGCGCAGACCACCGACAAACGCGTCAACACCGTCACTCCGGCCCTGTTCGCCGCCTACCCCACCGCCGCCGCGCTGGCCGCCGCGAATCCGCAGGAGGTGGAGGACATCATCCACCCGTTGGGTTTCTACCGCGCGAAAACCAAGCATCTGCTGGGATTGGCCGCCGCGTTGGATGAGCGTTTCGGCGGAGAGGTGCCGCGCACGATGGAGGAGCTGACCAGTCTGCCGGGCGTGGGCCGTAAAACCGCGAATGTCGTGCTGGGCAACGCGTTCGGCGTGCCCGGCTTTCCCGTGGACACGCATGTGCTGCGGGTGACCGGCCGCCTGCGCTGGCGCGCCGACTGGCGGCAGGCGCACCCCGATCCGGTGAAGGTCGAGCGGGAGATCACCGCCTGCTTCGACCCGTCCGAGTGGACGGACCTGAGCCATAGGCTGATTCTGTTCGGCCGCGCCACCTGCCACGCGCGCCGCCCCGACTGCGCCGACTGTCCGCTGAACGACACCTGTCCCAGCGCGCCCTGA
- a CDS encoding cell surface protein, with the protein MTTVWQRRAASVLSALVGLAMIVGAAPAAWAADMLNRAPEDTYYLIDVAEGQRAVGVAAVDDAGNKFYCIQAGILADYVVGPTTPVEDSATARRLAWLLDRYRDADTQTHAALSIITQNNFGTMPDDWRRHLAAAKAQFPGAVARAEALWAESAAHTPASMRVERTDAVALRSGKVKVRVANAAGQAIAGVPYTVTLEGPARFLGGGRTMKGTSAARDVTYAWQATGEGPVSVRTSYERHTLTHMDSKQDFITYGSAGETRGEAVTFTVRKDFTPALSTVTSRKVVDVGEEVVDRVTSAVSGENSVWVPGLELRARGYYFAGLSGAYLGVRFEPKAGEGTAAFLSRLAENGLKPVAYGTAVFTDSGQIVEARAVTEPGGKEPYLTDGSGGFGTWVWAFERGDQSLEAQEYVLKDWTSAFGDASETNANRVKVAVDSTVTEHSADVGAALSDIITVSGFPDDHGMFAGNEEFGLGADRQYARVSVWWSGDMDDPSKDDDYRPSSKEPPAEDEHHRLIGTWEYRAVNGTFKVGAGAPDAHGEPVHITAESHGWYVFVWSFDGDDRVMPASSRYDDAWETVRVGEPWVPEEPQEPEEPETPEEPETPEEPQEPETPETPEEPEERLPITGMGETLAVAVCVTAAAAAVGMAMFAIIKRRSL; encoded by the coding sequence ATGACAACCGTATGGCAACGAAGGGCGGCGAGCGTGCTATCGGCGCTTGTGGGACTGGCGATGATCGTCGGCGCGGCACCGGCGGCGTGGGCGGCCGATATGCTCAATCGCGCGCCGGAAGACACCTACTATCTCATCGATGTCGCCGAGGGGCAGCGCGCGGTGGGCGTCGCGGCCGTGGACGACGCGGGCAACAAATTCTACTGCATACAGGCCGGCATCCTCGCCGACTATGTGGTGGGGCCGACGACGCCGGTGGAGGACAGCGCCACGGCGCGCAGACTCGCCTGGCTGCTCGACCGATACCGCGACGCCGACACGCAGACGCATGCGGCGCTCAGCATCATCACGCAGAACAACTTCGGCACGATGCCGGATGATTGGCGGCGGCATCTGGCGGCCGCGAAGGCGCAGTTTCCCGGGGCGGTGGCCAGAGCCGAAGCGTTGTGGGCCGAATCCGCCGCCCATACGCCGGCCTCGATGCGGGTCGAGCGTACCGACGCCGTGGCGTTGCGCTCCGGCAAGGTGAAGGTGCGCGTCGCCAACGCGGCCGGACAGGCCATCGCGGGAGTGCCGTACACCGTGACGTTGGAGGGGCCGGCCCGCTTCCTAGGCGGCGGCAGAACCATGAAAGGGACCTCCGCCGCACGCGACGTCACCTATGCGTGGCAGGCCACGGGAGAAGGTCCCGTGTCGGTGCGCACCTCCTATGAGCGCCACACGCTCACCCACATGGACAGCAAGCAGGACTTCATCACCTACGGTTCGGCCGGCGAGACGCGCGGCGAGGCGGTGACGTTCACGGTGCGCAAGGATTTCACGCCCGCGTTGTCCACGGTCACATCGCGCAAAGTGGTGGACGTCGGCGAGGAGGTGGTCGACCGGGTGACCTCCGCGGTCAGCGGGGAGAACAGCGTATGGGTTCCCGGACTGGAGCTGCGGGCGCGGGGCTATTATTTCGCGGGCCTGTCGGGCGCGTATCTCGGCGTGCGCTTCGAGCCCAAGGCGGGCGAGGGCACGGCGGCGTTCCTCTCCCGTTTGGCTGAGAACGGTCTGAAGCCCGTGGCGTACGGCACCGCCGTGTTCACCGATTCCGGCCAGATCGTCGAGGCGCGGGCCGTCACCGAACCGGGAGGGAAAGAGCCGTATCTGACCGATGGGTCGGGCGGTTTCGGCACGTGGGTGTGGGCGTTCGAGCGTGGGGACCAAAGTCTGGAGGCCCAGGAGTACGTGCTCAAGGATTGGACCAGCGCCTTCGGGGACGCTTCGGAGACGAACGCCAACCGCGTCAAAGTCGCCGTCGACTCCACCGTGACCGAACATTCGGCGGACGTGGGCGCGGCGTTGAGCGACATCATCACCGTCAGCGGCTTTCCCGACGACCATGGCATGTTCGCCGGCAACGAGGAGTTCGGACTGGGCGCGGACCGCCAATACGCGCGGGTGAGCGTGTGGTGGTCGGGCGATATGGACGATCCGTCGAAGGACGACGACTACCGCCCATCCTCGAAGGAGCCTCCCGCCGAGGACGAGCATCACCGGCTGATCGGCACATGGGAGTACCGGGCCGTCAACGGCACGTTCAAAGTCGGCGCGGGCGCGCCGGACGCCCACGGCGAGCCGGTGCATATCACCGCGGAAAGCCACGGCTGGTACGTGTTCGTCTGGAGTTTCGACGGCGACGACCGGGTGATGCCCGCCTCCAGCCGCTATGACGACGCCTGGGAGACGGTTCGGGTCGGCGAGCCATGGGTGCCGGAGGAGCCGCAGGAGCCTGAGGAGCCGGAGACGCCTGAGGAACCTGAAACGCCCGAAGAACCACAGGAGCCGGAAACGCCCGAGACGCCCGAAGAGCCTGAGGAACGACTGCCCATCACCGGCATGGGCGAGACGCTCGCC